A genomic segment from Polypterus senegalus isolate Bchr_013 unplaced genomic scaffold, ASM1683550v1 scaffold_3746, whole genome shotgun sequence encodes:
- the LOC120522074 gene encoding uncharacterized protein LOC120522074 — MISSDNGSAFIEKTIKKVLQMLGIKQRLGCVYHSQSQGMVERANRILKNKIAKVCADTGLNWVNAFPVALMMYRSQTNRVTHLTPHEMLTGRPMPTPVWREPHKGPSLEQLELEMQRYIRQLTTIHKVIYSQEKKRQPAPEEPVHPIRPGDQVYLRVYRRRWNQARREGPYEVTQATATAVQVKGSTTWYHLNQCTQVPRVPHGSQGDDDSASDGGGTRSRDTPYVISKEPSGNAQRGRPSPGNQPDNRDVSLQHAANPRCTSHNSLSNPKGDTDNNDGDERTDSEFPDPDDINSTVEDPFAADNSGPADQRPNKPRGRTI; from the exons ATGATCAGTTCAGATAATGGATCGGCCTTCAttgagaaaacaattaaaaaggtaTTGCAAATGCTGGGGATAAAACAAAGACTTGGCTGTGTATACCACTCCCAATCACAGGGAATGGTGGAAAGAGCAAATAGgatcctaaaaaataaaatagctaaAGTCTGCGCAGACACTGGTCTTAATTGGGTAAATGCTTTTCCAGTTGCTTTGATGATGTACCGTTCGCAAACTAACAGAGTGACGCATCTAACACCGCATGAAATGCTTACTGGTCGACCAATGCCTACACCTGTTTGGAGGGAACCCCATAAGGGTCCCTCTTTAGAGCAGCTTGAGCTTGAAATGCAGCGCTATATCAGGCAACTAACCACTATCCATAAAGTTATATATTCACAGGAAAAGAAAAGGCAGCCTGCTCCAGAAGAACCTGTACATCCAATCAGACCTGGGGACCAGGTTTACCTGAGGGTTTACCGAAGGAGATGGAACCAAGCCAGACGAGAGGGCCCATATGAGGTGACGCAAGCCACAGCCACAGCCGTCCAAGTAAAAGGCAGCACAACCTGGTACCACCTAAATCAATGCACTCAAGTCCCAAGGGTACCTCATGGATCACAAGGAGATGACGACTCTGCTTCTGACGGAGGAGGAACCAGATCCCGAGACACACCCTATGTCATATCAAAGGAACCTTCAGGCAATGCACAAAGAGGGAGGCCAAGCCCAGGAAACCAGCCAGACAATCGAGATGTCAGTCTTCAGCATGCGGCGAATCCAAGATGTACCAGTCATAATAGTCTGTCCAATCCCAAGGGAGACACAGACAACAACGACGGTGATGAAAGAACAGATAGTGAGTTCCCTGATCCAGATGACATCAACTCAACGGTTGAAGAT ccgTTTGCTGCTGACAATTCTGGTCCTGCTGATCAAAGACCAAACAAGCCCAGGGGAAGGACAATTTAA